A window from Listeria seeligeri serovar 1/2b str. SLCC3954 encodes these proteins:
- a CDS encoding YfhO family protein, whose product MEEVRKKWKKIQWDNEITYKTFLTYSVLFIIVTISIYLLFWLRGYSFIWSHDGFNQHYPILKEFRNMLVEVFKHPTQIPELWSWQIGMGGDVVGSFGYYVLGDIFAYLVVLFPADQMELAYTSLILLRLFCVGIAFLAFAKSFKINHIAAVTGSLVYVFSGYLFMSATRHPFFITPMILLPLLCLCVERVLQKKSPVPLMLVICWTLVSNFYFAYMLAIMVCIYTVIRYFTHYKNKGLPLLGTISRLAIYAVTGFLMACILFLPNLIAFLGSSRANGEFANGLWFYDLSYYLSLGKMFLTTESAGYWANLGFAAIAVFVLPFILRYRKKYPVVFFSLLFGFVMMLFPFFGALFNGLSSPSNRWMFAIALPISMGVAFLLTDYKSLTKKDMRNFLITIVIFLCVSWWGPNFNIYQPILLVPLVLMILTFIVFLLQYINLTYIKKKAYNGLFYFLIITLVCVNLAYIGNYSFSKYGSNKAKGQLNSGMVERKITELYGGADKKIDKSSFYRTSLSSGYNSFYDNSDANILLDVNTVNSFYSITNGAVADLAAELDNSQFRMTLPLGQMDNRTIFSNILGTTYLFARDDQAGRIPFGFKKIDSVEMQRVDKPGVSHTDIYESENSVPLMYMNYHTQDRKSYEKLTPLEKEEALSYNAIIDNDSTSKREYKSTIKELEFDTSIAKVNGKAPAEISKDQIEVSNKSNEITFKLKNPEYTKNAELYFYIDGLKFTPYNFKQRKDIAFAEDKYKTKDMRYDYYRNNLTKTIKGDYTLTAKTANRVVTASQVDKSELSGYFNRDNMLLNGGYSEDERKQVAINLSGLGTYDYDNIKIYAVPFDDSYTKRMQELKQQAATDLTFDTNKVSAKVNATEDGVLVTTIPYTKGWKVKVDGKEVETEKVNTGFIGLPLNKGEHSIEMNYETPMLKAGMLASGVGVIIFAGITILYVRRKRENKTL is encoded by the coding sequence ATGGAAGAAGTTAGAAAAAAATGGAAAAAAATTCAATGGGATAATGAGATTACGTATAAAACTTTTCTTACATATAGTGTTCTTTTTATAATTGTAACAATTAGTATATACTTACTTTTTTGGTTGCGAGGTTATTCGTTCATTTGGTCACATGATGGTTTTAATCAACATTATCCAATCCTCAAAGAATTTAGAAATATGTTAGTGGAAGTATTTAAACATCCAACACAAATACCTGAATTATGGTCTTGGCAAATTGGCATGGGCGGAGATGTGGTTGGGAGTTTTGGTTACTATGTTTTAGGCGATATTTTTGCTTACTTAGTCGTGTTATTTCCTGCTGACCAAATGGAACTTGCATACACATCACTGATTTTATTGCGTTTATTTTGTGTAGGGATTGCTTTTTTAGCCTTTGCAAAAAGTTTTAAAATCAATCATATAGCAGCTGTCACCGGTTCTTTAGTGTATGTTTTTTCTGGCTATTTGTTTATGTCTGCTACAAGGCATCCATTTTTCATTACGCCGATGATTTTGCTGCCACTACTATGCTTGTGTGTGGAACGGGTACTTCAAAAAAAATCACCTGTACCGCTGATGCTTGTTATTTGCTGGACATTGGTAAGTAACTTTTATTTTGCCTATATGTTAGCGATAATGGTTTGTATTTATACGGTAATTAGATATTTTACCCACTATAAAAATAAAGGATTACCATTACTCGGCACGATTTCTAGGTTAGCGATTTATGCGGTTACCGGCTTTTTAATGGCATGTATATTGTTTTTACCCAATTTAATTGCTTTTTTAGGATCTTCTCGTGCAAATGGAGAGTTTGCAAACGGGCTTTGGTTTTATGATTTATCATACTATTTGTCGCTTGGAAAAATGTTTCTTACGACAGAAAGTGCTGGTTACTGGGCGAACTTAGGTTTTGCTGCAATTGCTGTATTTGTTTTACCATTTATTTTACGATATCGGAAGAAGTATCCGGTTGTATTTTTTAGTTTGTTATTTGGATTTGTAATGATGCTTTTCCCGTTTTTCGGAGCATTATTTAATGGTTTAAGTAGTCCTTCTAATCGCTGGATGTTTGCAATAGCTCTGCCAATCAGTATGGGGGTTGCTTTCTTACTCACTGACTATAAATCTTTAACCAAAAAGGATATGCGTAATTTCCTTATTACAATCGTTATTTTCTTATGTGTTTCTTGGTGGGGACCGAATTTCAATATATATCAACCAATTTTACTTGTACCGCTTGTGCTGATGATTTTGACATTTATTGTGTTCTTATTACAATATATTAATTTAACTTACATCAAAAAGAAGGCATATAACGGCTTGTTTTACTTTTTAATTATCACTTTGGTTTGTGTCAATTTGGCATATATCGGCAATTATTCGTTTAGTAAATACGGATCGAATAAGGCTAAAGGACAATTGAATTCTGGAATGGTCGAAAGAAAAATTACCGAACTTTATGGTGGGGCGGATAAGAAAATTGATAAGAGTTCGTTTTATCGTACAAGTCTTTCAAGTGGTTATAATAGTTTTTATGATAATTCCGATGCCAATATTTTACTTGATGTGAATACAGTTAACTCTTTTTATTCGATTACAAATGGTGCGGTTGCTGATTTAGCTGCTGAATTAGATAATAGTCAATTCCGGATGACATTGCCACTTGGTCAAATGGACAATCGAACCATTTTTTCGAATATACTTGGGACAACTTACTTGTTCGCTCGTGACGATCAAGCTGGACGAATTCCTTTTGGATTCAAAAAAATTGATTCTGTAGAAATGCAACGAGTAGATAAGCCAGGAGTTAGTCATACAGATATATATGAGTCAGAAAATAGTGTACCGTTAATGTATATGAATTATCACACACAAGATAGAAAATCATATGAAAAATTAACGCCATTAGAAAAAGAAGAGGCACTTTCTTATAATGCGATTATTGATAATGATAGTACTTCAAAGCGTGAATATAAATCTACTATTAAAGAATTAGAGTTCGATACAAGCATTGCCAAAGTAAACGGGAAGGCACCCGCAGAAATTTCGAAGGATCAAATTGAAGTTTCTAACAAATCCAACGAAATTACTTTTAAACTGAAAAATCCGGAGTATACAAAAAATGCTGAACTTTACTTTTATATTGATGGATTGAAATTTACACCGTACAATTTTAAACAGCGCAAAGATATTGCTTTTGCAGAAGATAAATATAAAACCAAAGATATGCGCTATGATTACTATCGAAATAATTTAACCAAGACGATTAAAGGAGACTACACTTTAACTGCGAAAACAGCGAACCGGGTTGTCACAGCAAGTCAAGTTGATAAGAGTGAGCTATCTGGCTACTTTAATCGCGATAATATGCTACTTAATGGTGGCTATTCTGAGGATGAACGTAAACAGGTTGCAATCAATCTAAGTGGACTTGGAACATATGATTACGATAATATCAAAATCTATGCCGTACCATTCGATGATTCTTATACGAAGAGAATGCAAGAGTTGAAACAACAAGCAGCAACAGATTTAACTTTTGACACGAATAAAGTATCAGCTAAGGTGAATGCAACGGAAGATGGAGTACTTGTCACAACGATTCCATACACAAAAGGTTGGAAAGTCAAAGTAGACGGTAAGGAAGTTGAAACAGAGAAAGTAAACACTGGATTTATTGGACTTCCGCTTAATAAAGGAGAGCATAGCATCGAAATGAACTATGAAACACCAATGTTAAAAGCAGGTATGTTAGCAAGTGGTGTGGGTGTTATAATCTTTGCGGGAATCACCATACTTTACGTGCGAAGAAAGCGTGAAAATAAAACTTTATAA
- the rfbA gene encoding glucose-1-phosphate thymidylyltransferase RfbA — protein sequence MKGIILAGGSGTRLYPLTKAISKQMLPIYDKPMIYYPLSILMLAGIKDILIISTPEDTPRFEQLLADSDQLGINISYAVQEKPEGLAQAFIIAEDFIGDDSVSLILGDNIYYGQGLSKMLQRASAKQTGATVFGYHVNDPERFGVVEFDDSMKAISIEEKPTNPKSNYAVTGLYFYDNRVVEIAKNIQPSERGELEITDVNKRYLELGELDVELMGRGFAWLDTGTHESLLEASTFIETIERRQNLKIACLEEIAYRMGYIDEDAVERLAEPLKKNAYGQYLMKLINK from the coding sequence ATGAAAGGTATAATTTTAGCAGGCGGGAGTGGGACAAGACTTTACCCACTAACAAAAGCCATTTCAAAACAGATGTTACCAATTTATGATAAACCAATGATTTATTATCCGTTATCAATTTTAATGTTAGCAGGTATTAAAGATATTTTGATTATCTCTACACCAGAGGATACCCCGCGTTTTGAGCAATTATTAGCAGACAGTGATCAATTGGGTATTAATATTTCTTATGCTGTTCAAGAAAAACCAGAAGGACTTGCGCAAGCGTTTATTATCGCAGAAGACTTCATTGGTGATGATTCGGTTTCACTGATTTTAGGAGATAATATTTATTACGGTCAAGGACTTTCAAAAATGCTTCAAAGAGCTTCTGCTAAACAAACAGGAGCAACAGTATTTGGCTACCACGTAAATGATCCAGAACGTTTCGGTGTGGTTGAATTTGATGATTCGATGAAAGCAATTTCGATTGAGGAAAAACCAACAAATCCAAAAAGTAATTATGCCGTTACTGGTTTATACTTCTATGATAATCGCGTAGTTGAAATCGCGAAAAACATTCAACCTTCTGAGCGAGGCGAATTAGAAATTACAGATGTAAATAAACGATACTTAGAACTTGGAGAGCTAGATGTGGAACTAATGGGCAGAGGTTTTGCTTGGTTAGACACTGGAACACACGAATCACTTCTTGAAGCTTCCACGTTTATTGAAACAATCGAAAGAAGACAAAATTTGAAAATTGCATGTTTAGAAGAAATTGCGTATCGTATGGGTTATATTGATGAGGATGCTGTTGAAAGATTAGCAGAACCACTTAAAAAGAATGCATATGGTCAGTATTTAATGAAACTAATTAATAAATAA
- the rfbC gene encoding dTDP-4-dehydrorhamnose 3,5-epimerase, whose translation MEIVESKLAGVKLVKPKVFGDHRGFFMESYNEKAFHDAGIDMKFIQDNHSLSVEAGVLRGMHYQTNPKAQTKLIRVGTGAIYDVVVDMRKGSPTYGEWEGFILSEANKHQLLVPQGFAHGFCTITENVNVLYKVDQLYSPENDAGIAYDDPDLNITWPTDKLILSDKDTKHPRLKDAENNFVWENK comes from the coding sequence ATGGAAATTGTTGAAAGTAAACTAGCTGGGGTTAAACTAGTAAAACCAAAAGTATTTGGAGATCATCGTGGTTTTTTCATGGAAAGCTACAACGAAAAAGCTTTTCATGATGCTGGAATTGATATGAAATTTATCCAAGACAATCATTCTCTTTCAGTGGAAGCAGGAGTACTTCGTGGAATGCATTATCAAACCAATCCTAAAGCACAAACTAAACTAATTCGAGTTGGTACTGGAGCTATTTATGATGTCGTTGTAGATATGCGCAAAGGTTCTCCTACATACGGGGAATGGGAAGGCTTTATTTTAAGTGAAGCAAATAAGCATCAATTGCTTGTACCTCAAGGTTTTGCTCATGGATTCTGTACAATTACAGAAAACGTGAATGTGCTTTATAAAGTAGATCAACTATATTCTCCTGAAAATGATGCGGGAATTGCATATGATGATCCGGACTTAAACATCACTTGGCCAACAGATAAATTAATATTATCTGATAAGGATACAAAACATCCTCGGTTAAAAGATGCTGAAAATAATTTTGTATGGGAGAATAAATAA
- a CDS encoding glycosyltransferase family 2 protein translates to MRNLKDRVLNSIKGNKKDIKISVVVPTYNTEIEGLKNLMASIDKQTMNKDEYELVFVDDGSTTDTYERLQEFAKARSNMTVKQIENSGWGSRPRNIATQMAKGEYILYLDHDDTVFPEAFERVYNFGKENNLDVVSGKEVRTNGWSWGWKQFSENNPHAEEMGIECLLPMTPHKFYKREFLLEHDITFDDGARVLWEDVYFNSKAFIHGAKVGILADYPTYYWIATGANNSSSFGRDPHEKWNQINKLFNFFKDNIKEQRDLDFMLTHWYRSRVLGILGQWLLKNNNERIDIEFNYARKLAEELIPAYISDNLDKNNQVKDHFLRLGDLESLKKLAQIDAGITALSYVDDAQFEEDKLVFKTVTKMTYEDKEDFLIKKTANRMERILPDEMKAKLPEAFYDYSADLSEFTYEPSIKGRNSRATWKIDGSTSNVEVVNKKDDLYKIEGEMTFSVQIDDYILDAADKKQPWDIATRFTGLGYTSHRALTIGKILIKTALINGKTMIVYKNASGLISLDVNSSVRSIVEDSGVKHDQIVTDKAAGKITIPLKEIHVFGESNVEGTAELVAVANSEADPITLKARLVGEANEARVEVLLGAEKLAGEYHLVTNIQGKKDKQQIKITL, encoded by the coding sequence ATGAGAAATTTAAAAGATAGAGTGCTAAATTCAATTAAAGGCAATAAGAAAGATATAAAAATTAGTGTTGTCGTACCTACATATAATACCGAAATAGAAGGTCTTAAAAATTTAATGGCGTCAATTGATAAACAAACAATGAATAAAGATGAGTATGAGCTTGTTTTTGTAGATGATGGTTCAACAACTGATACATACGAACGCTTGCAAGAGTTTGCTAAAGCACGTTCCAACATGACTGTTAAGCAAATCGAAAACTCTGGTTGGGGAAGTAGACCGAGAAATATTGCTACCCAGATGGCTAAAGGAGAATATATTCTTTATTTAGACCACGATGACACGGTTTTTCCGGAAGCTTTCGAACGGGTTTACAACTTCGGTAAGGAAAATAATTTAGACGTAGTAAGTGGAAAAGAAGTAAGAACGAATGGCTGGTCTTGGGGATGGAAGCAATTCTCAGAAAACAATCCACATGCGGAAGAAATGGGGATAGAGTGCTTATTACCAATGACGCCGCATAAATTTTATAAACGAGAATTTTTGTTAGAACATGATATAACATTTGATGATGGGGCGAGAGTTTTGTGGGAAGATGTTTATTTCAACTCCAAAGCTTTTATTCACGGTGCAAAAGTAGGGATTTTAGCAGACTATCCAACCTATTATTGGATCGCAACAGGAGCCAATAATTCAAGTAGTTTCGGACGAGATCCTCATGAGAAATGGAACCAAATTAATAAGCTATTTAATTTCTTCAAAGATAATATTAAAGAACAACGGGACTTAGATTTCATGTTAACTCATTGGTACAGATCTCGTGTTCTAGGAATTCTTGGGCAATGGTTATTGAAAAATAATAATGAACGCATTGATATTGAATTCAATTATGCTAGAAAATTAGCAGAAGAATTAATTCCAGCTTATATAAGCGACAATCTAGATAAAAACAACCAAGTAAAAGATCATTTCTTGCGTCTTGGTGATTTAGAATCATTGAAAAAACTCGCTCAAATCGATGCTGGTATTACTGCACTTAGTTATGTAGACGATGCGCAGTTTGAAGAAGATAAATTAGTTTTCAAAACGGTTACTAAAATGACTTACGAAGACAAAGAAGACTTTTTAATCAAAAAAACAGCTAATCGAATGGAACGTATTTTACCGGACGAAATGAAAGCAAAACTTCCTGAAGCTTTCTATGACTACAGTGCAGATTTATCTGAGTTTACTTATGAACCAAGCATTAAAGGCCGGAACTCGAGAGCAACATGGAAAATTGATGGTTCTACTAGTAACGTAGAAGTAGTCAATAAAAAAGACGATTTATATAAAATAGAAGGAGAAATGACTTTTTCTGTTCAAATTGACGACTATATTTTAGATGCAGCAGATAAGAAACAACCATGGGATATTGCGACACGTTTTACTGGTCTCGGTTATACAAGCCACAGAGCTTTAACCATTGGTAAAATTCTTATTAAGACAGCACTTATAAATGGAAAAACAATGATTGTTTATAAAAATGCATCGGGCTTAATTAGCTTGGATGTGAATAGCAGTGTACGCTCGATTGTGGAAGATTCTGGTGTGAAACATGACCAAATCGTAACAGATAAAGCAGCTGGAAAAATTACTATTCCGCTCAAAGAAATTCATGTTTTTGGAGAGAGCAACGTAGAAGGTACTGCGGAACTTGTAGCTGTTGCAAATAGTGAAGCAGACCCAATTACGCTAAAAGCTAGATTAGTAGGCGAGGCAAATGAAGCTCGCGTGGAAGTTCTACTTGGCGCAGAAAAACTAGCTGGTGAATACCACTTAGTAACTAATATTCAAGGTAAAAAAGATAAACAACAAATCAAAATTACGCTTTAA